In Oculatellaceae cyanobacterium, the DNA window CATTCAATTTCATTACACTCAAATATAAGCCTAAATACTAAATAAATCTAGTTGAGGTTTATATTTACATTGGCAAATTTTAGGAAGGTTTGAATGATTAAGAAAGGCGATCACTTTTCCTATATGGTAGCCATGATTGCCAGCATAACTTTATCCCGCATTGACTTTAGCGTGCCATCAATAGGTACGGCTGATAGTAACGTTTGCACTTCTAGCTTTTCTAAATAAGTAACTTCGAGAGCGCGATCGCGCTTTTCCCTGGGTGGTTTGATTTCTATAGCTGGATTCACCGTTATCAGTCGATGCTCTACCGCCGCCTCATAAAAGCGCCTGACTACAGAAAGTTTCAAAGGTTACTGTCGCTGGCAAATAGTGCTTTTCATCAATCAGAAAGCGACGGTAGCGCTTGACCTCTTCGGGAGTTTGCCATAAGTCTACAAGTCTACAAAAGTGGATAGCAGATGCACTTCCGTAAGTAGATTACTGATAGCCTGGAGGGAGTTGAGGGGGAGCCAACATCGTTAAATTCTTTATCCAGATGGGTCAGAAATAGTCGATGTGATAACCCACATTCCGCACTTAGTTCTGCATTATATTTACGTAGCACATTAAGCTTAGGCAGTTTAGGGAACTGTACAAATCAGCGACTTGCGCTATCGCAGACAAGAGAAAAATTCAAGTTTTTAGATCTATGCGATCGCCAAGCTGCCCAAGTGTCATCACTACAAAATATAATACAAAATGAAGTGCGGAATGTGGGTTTAAGAACTGCTTCCGAGTAGTTTGGCATTGTGCCAAGAATATGACTTATCCAGAGTTTTTTATGATACGGAATACTTAATATTTAGCATAAGAGTACTCACTCGATAGCTTGAGTAGGACAATCTACTATAATTTTCCCCGTTTGTGTTTTTCAATTTCGGTGCTCGGTAACAACACCATTTTCTTAACTTTCTCCTCTATGGAATCGTAAATTTTACAATCGCTATTCAAGCAGTCCATGAATAATTTGTTTGCTGTGTAGTATTTTTGAAGCAGTTCTTCCTGCTGATTATTGAACTGCCAGTGTTGTTCAATTTGGCAAGAGGAAAGTTCAATATCTTGGACAAGATTATGGAGGCGGTATAGATGGCGAGATCGCCCAATCTCAATGGCTAATTCAAGATCTGTACCTAATTCGGGATCAATAACCCAAGCTAAAGAGAAAATTTGCCTTAACATCGCACCTTCATGAGTACTGTAAGCAGCGTAAACTTTACCACAAGCTATATCGAAGTAAATTGCTCGTATTGCAGTACGGTCATACCAAGTAGGAACTTCAACGGATAAAGCTTTCCCAGTGATCCAGGTTAAAAAATCTTGTATTCCTTCATCTCCAGTGACTAAGCTATCGATAGAGCGCTTCATCTCATATAACAAATTGGCAGCTTCTGCCTCGGCCATTTCGATTCCAAGAAGAAATACTGATCGCCACTGTTCCTCTGCAACATACGTGGCTAATTTTTGCCAGTCAGCACTTTCAACAAATGGTTTTGCCACAAGATATTCTTGAAATGTCAAATGTGAGAAAGACCAAATCTTCTGACTTCGCTCAATCAATAACCCATGCTGCGATTCGATCGCCCTCAACACCACCCGACTATCCCGCTGCCCAATCCCCAAAAACTCCGCAATATACCCATCAATCTCCGCCTGCTCAAACAACACATACTGGGGCTGCTCAAACTTCTTCACCGCCAGGTAACTCAATAGCTCCAGCTTCCGCTCCACCGACAAATCCCGATAAATCTCATCCCGCTCAATCTCCCGCGACTTGTCCCACTGCTCTAGCAGTAACTCCAACCCCTCTTCATAGAGCTTGGTACGGTTCGAGTAAAACTTCCCTGCCTGGTGAAACACTGCACAGGTCAAACTCAGCAAAATCGGCGTAATCGCCAACTCCCGAATCGGTTTATTCTCCTCCAAAAAGAGCAGCCCCAGAAACTCCTGCGCCCTCGCCAATCCCGCCAACTCATCCCCTATCACCGTCTTAAACCAATGCTCGGCAAATGCCCGCACCTGCGGCTCATTAAAATCTGCCACCTCCACATAATCAAACCGCTCAAACCGCGATTCCTGGCTCTGCGTTCGACAGGTCACAATCACCTGCACCTGTGGATAGGCACGAGCAAACCGCTTGATTTCCTTCGTGATGTTCTTCCCATCCTCCCCCGTCACCTCATCCAACCCATCCAGCAGCAGGAGCGCCCGACCTCGCTCAAGCACCATCTGATTTTCTACATTCAATAACCGCCAGCACCTCTCTAGATAACGCTCTAGCGAATAGGCAACCTCACGCCCATCCTCCACAAACTCTCGCAGCTTAATCAACACGGGAATCCGATACGCTTGTAAGTTTCCCGCATTGCACTCGGTCACCACTCGCTGCAAATAGGTGGTCTTCCCCGAACCCGGTTTGCCCACCACCATCAAGTTCGTATTCCTCGCCAGCACTTCCAGCCCCGACACCCGTTGCCGCTCTTTGCCCAAGCCAATGCGATCCAAACTGCGATAGCTCGAATACCCCTGCATCTCCGTCGTGAAATCCTGCCACAGGTCATCAAGTTCCGACTTGCGGCTACTGCTCAGCTCCTCTAAAATATTGATATCCACAAACAATTCACCCAAGGGCACCCAACGATCCACGCCCCAAAGCGGCATCGTGCCATGCAAGCGTTGGATGTCATCGTAGAGGCGCGATCGCACCTGTTGCACCAATTCATCAACTGAAAGCGGGTCTTTTTCTGCTAATGGGGTTTGAGTGGGGGATTGAAGTTCCTGAAGGAGAGATTTGATGATTTCTCGAATTGCTTCAGCATCAACACCTTGATAAATGCGATCGCCTACATGAATATCTTGCCCCTGCCCCAGATTGACTGCATACTTGCCCGTTTGAGTTACAATCTGACCATCAGTGTTGAGCCACTGTCGCAGAACTGCAATATCAGCCTCGCTTTGCTGGTGGTTGGCGATACGATCAAGGATAAACTTTAACTCATCTGGGAGATTCATGCTGAACAGCTTTTTAT includes these proteins:
- a CDS encoding NACHT domain-containing protein, with amino-acid sequence MNLPDELKFILDRIANHQQSEADIAVLRQWLNTDGQIVTQTGKYAVNLGQGQDIHVGDRIYQGVDAEAIREIIKSLLQELQSPTQTPLAEKDPLSVDELVQQVRSRLYDDIQRLHGTMPLWGVDRWVPLGELFVDINILEELSSSRKSELDDLWQDFTTEMQGYSSYRSLDRIGLGKERQRVSGLEVLARNTNLMVVGKPGSGKTTYLQRVVTECNAGNLQAYRIPVLIKLREFVEDGREVAYSLERYLERCWRLLNVENQMVLERGRALLLLDGLDEVTGEDGKNITKEIKRFARAYPQVQVIVTCRTQSQESRFERFDYVEVADFNEPQVRAFAEHWFKTVIGDELAGLARAQEFLGLLFLEENKPIRELAITPILLSLTCAVFHQAGKFYSNRTKLYEEGLELLLEQWDKSREIERDEIYRDLSVERKLELLSYLAVKKFEQPQYVLFEQAEIDGYIAEFLGIGQRDSRVVLRAIESQHGLLIERSQKIWSFSHLTFQEYLVAKPFVESADWQKLATYVAEEQWRSVFLLGIEMAEAEAANLLYEMKRSIDSLVTGDEGIQDFLTWITGKALSVEVPTWYDRTAIRAIYFDIACGKVYAAYSTHEGAMLRQIFSLAWVIDPELGTDLELAIEIGRSRHLYRLHNLVQDIELSSCQIEQHWQFNNQQEELLQKYYTANKLFMDCLNSDCKIYDSIEEKVKKMVLLPSTEIEKHKRGKL